A window of Lysobacter sp. TY2-98 genomic DNA:
TCGATCTGGCCGAGGGCGGCTGCGAGCGCGCGCTTCTTGTTCTCATCCATTGCCGGGTTCCTGGTGTTCATGGGTGTAGGAAGACTGTGTGAGCCGGACATCGCACACGTTGAGACGGTGAATCCGGCAAGTGAAATGTGCGATGAGCGGTCGGCGCGATCGATCGGACGACGCACCCGACGGCCGTAGGATTTTGCCGCGCGATCAACCGAAGGCTTCGACGATCGGCGTCGTCGGCGTGGTCGCCTTGACGAGGCCGATGGCGTATTCGCAGTCGTACTTGCTCAGATAGCCCTCGGAGCTGTCCGCGATGATTTCGCCGTTGTCGGCGACGAGCCGCCAGCGCCACTGGAACGCCTGGAGCATCGGATTCGAGCTGTAGATTTCGAACTTCATGGAACGCCTCACCGGTTCGGACGCACGAGGCCGCAGTACAGGCCTTCGATCGCGAAGTCCTGATCCGGCATCACTTCAATCGGATCGAAGTCCGGATTGCGCGGCAGCAGTCGAATGCGGTCCTTCGCGACCTTCAGAAGCTTCACCGTGATTGCGTCATCGACGCGCGCGACGACGATCTGGCCGGAGCGCGCCTCGTTCGTACGATGCACGCCGATGAGGTCGCCGTCGAAGATGCCTTCGTCGCGCATCGAATCGCCCTTCACCCGCAGCAGGTAGTCGGGCGACGGGGCGAACAGGTTCTTGTCGAGCAGGATCATGTCGTCCGAGCCGATGTCGGCGCCGATCGGAAGACCAGCCGCGACCTGGCCGAGCACGGGCAGGTGCAGCATGTCGGACGCGTTCGCCGCCGGCCGGTTCGGCGGGGCGACAAGGCGGATGCCGCGTGCCTGCCCCGGCACGCGACGGATCGCGCCCGCCTGCTCAAGCGCCTGCAGGTGGTACTGGGCTGCCCGGACGCTGCTGAAACCGAAGACCTGGGCGATCTCCGTCTGCGACGGCGGGACGCCGTCGGCCTCGATACGCTCAGCGATCATTTCGAGGATCGCCTGCTGGGTGTCGGTGAGGTTCATTAGTAGCAATACTACTAACCCGACGCCCACCCGCAAGACCGTTCGTCAGGTGGTGAGCTCGATCAGCCCGCCCAGCGCGGCCGCCACGGTCTGGCGGCGGACCGCCTCGCGGTCGCCCCCGAAGTGATGCACCGACGCATGCGGGTAGCCTCCGCGCCGCTTCCAGGCGATCCAGACGGTGCCGACGGGCTTGTCGGCCGTCCCGCCCGTAGGACCCGCGATGCCGGTGACCGCGACCGCCAGAGTCGCCGCAGAGTGCACCAGCGCGCCGGACACCATCTCCACCACCGTCTCCCGGCTGACTGCCCCGTGCTCCTCGAGCGTGTGCGGGTTCACGCCCAGCATCGCCTGCTTGGCTTCGTAGCTGTAGACGACCATCCCGCAGTCGAACCAGCCCGACGAGCCGGCGAGATCCGTCAGAGTCTTGGCGATCCAGCCGCCGGTGCAACTCTCGGCGGTCACGACGGTGAGGCGGCGGTCGATCGCCGCGGTGGCGAGGGTTTCCCCGAGGCGGCGCAGTTCGTCGTCGGAGGGGCTGTGCATCGGCCCATTATGGATGCGGCCGCGCGGCATACTGTCGCCCCGCCGGCCCTGCGCCTGCCTCGCGAAACGTCCTGCCGCCCGTGTCTTCCGTCCGCGCCGACGGCGCTTCCGCCGACGCCCACACCCCGCTCATGCGCCAGTTCTTCGCCGCCAAGGCGGAGCATCCGGACGTCCTGCTGTTCTTCCGGATGGGTGACTTCTACGAGCTGTTCTACGACGACGCCCGCAAGGCGGCGCGGCTGCTCGACATCACGCTGACCCAGCGCGGCCAGTCGGCCGGCCAGCCGATCCCGATGGCGGGCGTTCCGCATCACGCGGCCGAGGGTTACCTCGCGCGGCTGGTCGCGCTCGGCGAATCCGTCGCCATCTGCGAACAGATCGGCGACCCGGCGCTGGCCAAGGGCATCGTCGAACGCAAGGTCGTTCGCATCGTCACGCCGGGCACCGTCACCGACGAAGCGCTGCTGGACCAGCGTCGCGACACGCTGCTGCTCGCCGTCGCGCGCGGAAAGAATGGTTGGGGCCTCGCATGGGCGGATCTCGCCGCCGGCCGCTTCCTCTGCAACGAAGTCGGCAACGAGGATCAGCTCGAGGCCGAGATCGCGCGTCTCGATCCCGCCGAAGTGCTGTATCCGGACGAAGATGCCCTGCCCGCCTGCGTCGCCACGCGCACCGGCCTGCGCCGACGCGCCCCTTGGCTGTTCGACCTCGACAGCGGGCGTCGCCAGCTGCTGCGCTTCTTCGATCTTCACGACCTCAGCGGTTTCGGGATCGACGACCGCCCGCTCGCGATCGCCGCTGCGGCCGCGTTACTCGGCTACGTCGAGGAGACGCAGAAGCAGCGCCTGCCGCACCTGACGTCGATCGCGCTGGAATCCGGTGACGGTGCGATCGCGATGAACGCCGCGACGCGCCGTCATCTGGAACTCGACACCCGCGTCGATGGCGACACGCGGCACACGTTGCTCGGCGTTCTCGATTCGACCGTGACGCCGATGGGCGGCCGACTGCTGCGCCGCTGGCTGCACCGCCCGCTGCGTGATCGCGACGTGCTACGGCTGCGTCACAACGCGGTCGCGACCTTGATCGACACGCGCACGGATGACGCGCTGTTCGAGCGGCTGCGCGCCGTGGGCGATGTCGAACGCATTCTCGCGCGCGTGGCGTTGCGCAGCGCGCGGCCGCGGGACCTTTCCACGCTGCGCGACGCCCTTGCGATGGCGCCCGCATTGCGTGACCTGCTCGCGCCACTCGACGCACCGCGACTGCAAGCGCTGCGCAACGAGCTCGGCGAACACGATGCGATCGCCGCGCACCTCGCCGAGGCGATCGTCCCGCAGCCACCCGTACTCGCACGCGACGGCGGCGTGTTCGCGGAAGGCTACGACGCGGAACTCGACGAGCTGCGCCGCCTCTCGACGA
This region includes:
- a CDS encoding DUF1508 domain-containing protein, producing MKFEIYSSNPMLQAFQWRWRLVADNGEIIADSSEGYLSKYDCEYAIGLVKATTPTTPIVEAFG
- the lexA gene encoding transcriptional repressor LexA translates to MNLTDTQQAILEMIAERIEADGVPPSQTEIAQVFGFSSVRAAQYHLQALEQAGAIRRVPGQARGIRLVAPPNRPAANASDMLHLPVLGQVAAGLPIGADIGSDDMILLDKNLFAPSPDYLLRVKGDSMRDEGIFDGDLIGVHRTNEARSGQIVVARVDDAITVKLLKVAKDRIRLLPRNPDFDPIEVMPDQDFAIEGLYCGLVRPNR
- a CDS encoding CinA family protein; its protein translation is MHSPSDDELRRLGETLATAAIDRRLTVVTAESCTGGWIAKTLTDLAGSSGWFDCGMVVYSYEAKQAMLGVNPHTLEEHGAVSRETVVEMVSGALVHSAATLAVAVTGIAGPTGGTADKPVGTVWIAWKRRGGYPHASVHHFGGDREAVRRQTVAAALGGLIELTT
- the mutS gene encoding DNA mismatch repair protein MutS, which produces MRQFFAAKAEHPDVLLFFRMGDFYELFYDDARKAARLLDITLTQRGQSAGQPIPMAGVPHHAAEGYLARLVALGESVAICEQIGDPALAKGIVERKVVRIVTPGTVTDEALLDQRRDTLLLAVARGKNGWGLAWADLAAGRFLCNEVGNEDQLEAEIARLDPAEVLYPDEDALPACVATRTGLRRRAPWLFDLDSGRRQLLRFFDLHDLSGFGIDDRPLAIAAAAALLGYVEETQKQRLPHLTSIALESGDGAIAMNAATRRHLELDTRVDGDTRHTLLGVLDSTVTPMGGRLLRRWLHRPLRDRDVLRLRHNAVATLIDTRTDDALFERLRAVGDVERILARVALRSARPRDLSTLRDALAMAPALRDLLAPLDAPRLQALRNELGEHDAIAAHLAEAIVPQPPVLARDGGVFAEGYDAELDELRRLSTNADQFLIDLELRERETTGIPTLKVGYNRVHGYYIEISKAQAGRAPTHYTRRQTLTGAERYITVELKQFEDKVLSARERSLSRERLLYEQMLDALNAQLEPLKRCAAALSELDVLATFAERAQALDWVQPELAEHPGIRIERGRHPVVEAVRDAPFEPNDLILDCAPDHVGRRMLVITGPNMGGKSTYMRQNALIVLLAHIGSFVPASKAVIGPIDRILTRIGAGDDLARGQSTFMVEMAETSYILHHATDRSLVLMDEIGRGTSTYDGLALAEACARHLAASNRAYTLFATHYFELTRLAEPGSGIANVHLDAVEHGDKLVFMHAVKDGPADRSFGLQVAALAGLPRSVVTQARARLAELEQQRPDDARAPMTASTLDAPQQGALFAPSSAAIDALAGIDPDDLTPKQALEALYRLRSLL